GGAGATGCCCAGGTCGGCGGCGACGTCCTTGGCCACGATCTTTCCCGTGCGGGCGAGCAGAGCGAGCAGGTGCTCGCGTCGTTCAGCAGCCAGCATTCACGTTCCTTCCGGTTGTTGCACGATCCTGCATGTATCTTAGCGGTCATGAACGACAAGCCCCTGCTCATCCTGATCGCCGGCCCGTACCGCTCCGGCACCGGCGGCGACCCGCAGGCCATGGCCGCCAACCTCGCCCGCCTCGAAGCCGCCGCCTGGCCCGTCTTCGCGGCCGGCCACCTCCCCGTGATCGGCGAGTGGATCGCCCTGCCCGTCCTGCGCTCCGCCGGTGCCGGCCCCACCGACCCCCTCGCCGACCAGGTCCTCTACCCGGCAGCCGACCGGCTGCTCGCCCACTGCGACGCCGTGCTGCGCCTGCCGGGTGACTCCGCCGGCGCTGACCAGGACGTCGCCACCGCCCGCCGGCGCGGCCTGCCCGTCTACCACGACGCCGCCGACCTTCCCCGCCGCACCCCGCAGGCGGCCGCGTGACAAGCCGCCCGGGTGTCGACATCCCCGACCACCGCGGGCGCACCGGTCTCCACCTCGCCGGACGCGGCCTCGAGCGCAACCCCCGCGTGCGGATACGCGACGTCGAGCTCACCTCGCAGGGCTGGCACGTCCTGCGCCGCACCACCTTCGACTACCGGCGCCGCGACGGACGATGGGAGACCCAGCAGCGCGAGACCTACGACCGCGGCAACGGCGCCGTCGTCCTGCCCTACGACACCGACCGCGGCCGCGTCCTGCTCACCCGTCAGTTCCGCTACCCGGCCTACGTCAACGGCCACCCCGACGGCATGCTCGTCGAGGCGGCGGCCGGACTGCTCGACGCGGACGACCCGGCCACCGCGATCCGCCGCGAGAGCGCCGAGGAACTCGGCGTCAGGCTCGGCCCGCTCACCCACGTCCTCGACGCCTACATGAGCCCGGGCTCGGTCACCGAGCGCCTGCACTTCTTCGCCGCCCCCTACACCCCGGCCGACCGCCTCGCCGCCGGCGGGGGAGTGGAGGAGGAGGGCGAGGACATCGAGGTACTCGAACTCCCCTTCACCGAGGCCCTCGCCATGACCACCGACGGACGCATCACCGACGGAAAAACCCTCCTGCTCCTGCACTGGGCAGCCCTGCACGGGCCCTTCGCCCCCCGGCTCGCGCCCGGCGACCGGCCCCCGCACGGCGGCTGAACCCGCCCGCCCGCACCCGCGCGGCGGAGGGCGCACCGCGTCAACTCCGCACCGGCCAGCGTGTGTTCCGCCTGCCCCGGGGCATTCGGGACGGCAGAAAGCCGCAGGGCCGCAGTGGCCGCAAGCCGTTGAGGAGATGGGGAGTTCACATGCCGAGCAGGGGGATGAAGGCGAGCGCGATCGGCGTGGCCGCCGTCATGGCGAGTGCCGTACTGACGGGCTGCGGCGGTGACGAGGAGCCGAAGTCGCAGAAGGCCGGTACGGCATCGAGCGGAAGCGCGAGCGCGAGCGGCGATGCGGGGGCGCAGGAGCAGGGCACCACGCAGGTGCGGGCCGCCTACGACAGGACGGCCGAGGCGGAGACGGCCAAAATGACGATCAACATGAAGCTCTCCGCGCCGCAGGAGTCGATCACCACCGACGGCAAGGGGGCGCTCGACTTCCAAGAGGGCGACAGCGTCATGACCGTGACCGCCCAGGGCAAGAGCATCGAGCAGCGCGTGGTCGACCAGGTCCTCTATCAGAAGGTGCCGGGGCAGAAGGCCCCGGGCGGCAAGACCTGGATGAAGATCGACCTGAAGAAGGCCGCGCAGGCACTGGGCGTGAACGCCGGGCAGATCGGTGACCCGGCCCAGTCGGCCGCCTACGCCAAGGCCATCACCGACCAGGACGTCACCAAGGTCGGCCAGGAGAAGATCGACGGCGTCGACACCACCCACTACAAGGTGTCGGTGGACGTCGCCGAGCTGCCGGGCGGCGACCAGCTGCGCCGGCAGGTCGGCCCGACGCTGCCGATGCAGGTCTGGCTCGACGGCGACGGACGGCTGCGGCGCCAGCAGCTCGACATGAGCGTCAAGGGCGCGCCCTCCGCCGGCGCCAAGGCGGAGAACAGCGCCGCACCGCAGCAGATCAAGATGACCATGGTGATGAACTACTCCGACTTCGGCACCGAGGTCGAGGCACAGGCACCGCCGGCCGGCCAGGTCGCCGACATGACGAACGAAGTGATGAAGCAGAGCCGGCAGCAGAGCTGACCCGCAGGCCGGAGGGCGGCCCCGACGCGCCACACCGGGGCCGCCCTGTGCGGCAGGGGCGAAACTGACCACGCCCTCGGGACCGGACACGGCACCGTGCTCCCGGCGGCAACTCGGAAGCGGCGCTCTGAGGGAAAGCCTCCCGCAGTGATCCCCGGCCCCCGGCCCCCGGCCCGGGGAGCACGATGCGCGCGGAGTCCGGCTGCTCCCGCGGGGACGCCCCCACGCAGGCGCCGCGACCTGCTCGGCGGTCCGCCGGCTGCGCGCCCGTCACCGCGTGCGCGGGCCCGCCGCCCCACCCCTCAGGCCTTCTTCTCCCAGACGGTCATGCCCAGTTGCAGGAAGGCCTCCTCGCGCAGGGCCGTCTGCTTGACCTGGATCCTGAGCGCTCCGACGTCGCCCGAGTCGTTCCCGACACAGAGCTGGGTGCCCTCCTCGGCCGCCGCGAGGGACCAGGTGCGGTACTCGGGACTGGTGGCGCCGCTGAGGAGGTGGCGGCAGACGTCGAGGGAGGCGGCCTTGCCGTTGAACAGCTGCACGAACAGGCTGGTGTCGCTCTCCAGCGCGCAGGCGTCGTCGTCCTCGCAGTTCAGACGGATGTCGCCCGCACGGTCGGTGCGGAGCTTCGGTTCGTCCAGGCTCAGGGAGTTCGTCTCGTACAGCAACGCGGGGGACAGCACCTCCGTTCCCGAGGACGCGGAGGCGTCCGGGGCGGACCGCGACGGCCCGGGGGAGGCGCCAACGGCCTGCGGAGTGCTCGACGGTGACGCCGTGGACCGGGCGGAATGCGTCGGTGCGGGAGCCGAAGGGGAGTTGTCCGCGGCCCGCTCGCCGAGGCCGAACCGGTCACCGGCGAACCACGTCCAACCCGTCAGCACCAGAGCGCCCGCCGCCACGGCCCCACCCGCGATCAGCGCGGCTCGCCGTCCGCGCGGCACCCGGCGCCGGGCGGGCCCGAGCAACAGCGTCGAGGCCGCCGTCGACGGATCCACGGGAGTGCCCACCGGGTCCGGAACACTCGCCTCGGGTCCCGTGACCTCGCGCCACACGGCCGGCCCGGCGCCCGCGTCGGCGTCCGCTCCAAGACGCTCCCGGCACCACTCGACGACCTCCGCCGGCGTGGCCCGCTCCCGCGGATCGGGCGCCAGACACCGGGCGAACAGCGGACGCAACGGCTCCGGCAACCGGGACAGATCGGGTTCCTCGTGCACGATCCGGTACAGCACGACCGGCGCTATGCCCTCCCCGTACAACGGTTCGCCCAGCGCCGCGAAGGCCGCCGTCTGGGCCAGGGCGAAGACGTCGGTCGCCGGGGACACCTCACCGGCGGTCGCCTGCTCGGGCGCCATGAAGTGCGGCGTGCCGACCGTTGCGCCGGTAGCGGTGTGCGAGGAGAGGTCGGCGGCGACCGAGATACCGAAGTCGATCACCCGCGGCCCGTCAGCGGCCAGCAGCACGTTGGATGGCTTGAGGTCCCGGTGCACCACCCCCACGCCGTGGATCGCCTCGAGCGCCTCGGCCACGCCGGCCATCAACCACAGCACGGCGGACACCGGCAGCGGGCCCCGCCGGGCAACGGCCGCCGTCAGGGACGGCCCGGGCACGTACAGCGTGGCGAGCCAGGGCGGTACGCCGTCGGTGTCGGCGTCGACGAGTTCCGCGGTGTAGGCGCCCCTGACCCGGCGGGCGGCCTCCACCTCCCTGCGGAAACGCCGCCGGAAGCCCGGATCGTCGGCGAGCTCCGGCCGCACCACCTTGATCGCCACCGGGCGGCCGCCCTGGGTGTGCGACAGGTACACCCGGCCCATGCCCCCCGCGCCGAGCCGGGCCACGAGCCGGTAGTCGGCCACGACAGCGGGGTCACCCGCCTGAAGCGGCTGGAACACCTCGGTGGTGCTGCTCATCGAACCGTCATCCCCCTGCTCCCCGGCCGGCCGACGGGCCGGCCCGGGACAGAAGCCTAGACGGGAGCAGCGGACCGACTGACCTGGGACGTTGAGAACTGCCTCCCGCAGGAGGCGGCCACCGTCCGCGCCGGTGTCACGGACGCGGGCGGTGCCGGGACGTCCCGGCGTCGAGCGGGGGCCGCGGGCCACGGTCCTGCCGGCCCGGCGGGAGGTAGTACCGCAGCACGCGGGAGGTCCAGCGGGCGATGCCGTACTCGTCCGCGGCGGGATCGCTCAGGTGCGGATCGAAGTCGCTCTCGGTCTTCAGCATCGCCGCGACGAGGGCGGGCGAGACCTGCGGTGCGGCGCAGGCGGTGCCCGCCGCACGATCGCGGGACGGGAGCGGGCGGCGTACCCGAGTGCTGAGTTCCACCGGGCCGGCCGCGCGCCCTGATGGCCGACGTGACGTTCACGCGGGTCGTGTTCCTGCCCGGAGGGGACGGCCCCGGTCACGATACTGACCCACATGCCCGGCCAACTCCGTGCCAAGGTTCTGCCCGACCGCCAACGCCGCTCTCTGGACGACCTCCAGCAGGACCTCGACCTCTCGTCGGGGGACAGCCGCTCGAAGCAGTCGGCCTTCTGGACCATGCTCACGCTGTCCGCCGTGATCGCGGCGGGCGGCATCCTGACGGACTCCACCGCCACCGTCATCGGCGCGATGATCATCGCACCGCTGTCCACCCCCATCATGGGAATCGCCCTCGGTGCCGTACAACGCCGCCGCACCACCGCCGCCGCCTTCGTGACCCTCGGATGCCTGCTGGTGATCCTGGTCGGGGCAGTGGCCTCACTGGTCGTGCCCCAGTCCTACGACCTGCTGACCAACAGCCAGATCTCCGGCCGGACCTCCCCGGGCCTACTGGACCTGATCTCCGCCCTGGCCACGGGCTTCGCCGGCGCCGTGGCACTGGCCCGCAAGGATGTCGCCGCGGTCCTGCCCGGAGTGGCCATCGCGATCTCCCTCGTACCGCCCCTCGTGGTCACCGGCGTCTGCGCCGGCCAGGGGGCGTGGTGGCCGGCGCTGGGCGCGCTGGTCCTCTTCTCGTCCAACCTCTTCGCCCTCGTCTTCGCCGGCATGGTCGTCTTCACCGCCCTCGGATACACCCGCCCCGCCGGACGGCGCGTCCTGCGGCGGCCACGCCGCGCCCACGTCATGCTCGGGCTGCTCTTCACGGCCGTCATGCTCCCCCTGGGCGCCCACACGGTCGCCACCGTGCTGCTCAACACCTGGACCCTCAGAGCCAAGAGCGCCGCCGAGCGGTGGCTCACGCACACCCCCGGCGCGATGGTCACCAGCGTCGACGCACAGTCCCGGACCCTGTACATCCACGTACGCAGCCCCGGCGACCTGCCCCCGGTCGAAGGGCTGCTCAGCAATCTTGAAGGGCACATCCCCGACGGCATCCCCATCGTGGTCGACGCCACCCGCGGCCGGCAGATCACGGCCGGCAGGGTCGGCGGATGACACCGCCTGCCGGAACCGGCGAGAGCCGCGCCGCACCGTCTTCGCAGGAGCGGAACGGACGGGGCTTCCGCGCCGGTCAGCCCCGGCCCAGAACGCAGAACTCGTTGCCCTCCGGGTCGGCCAGGACGACCCAGGGCACGTCGCCCTGACCCACGTCGGCCCGTACCGCGCCGAGCCCTTCGAGCCGGGCGGTCTCCCTCGCCTGGTCCTCGACGGGGTCGGACATCACGTCGAGATGGACGCGGGTCCACACGGCCTCGCCGTCGGGCACGCGGCGGAACTCCAGGTACGGTCCGACGCCCTTGACGGAGCGCAGCAGGGCGCGGTCGTCGCTCAGCTCGTGGACGGTCCAGTCGAGCGCCTCGCCCCAGAACCCGACCATGGCCCGCGGATCGGCGCACTCGACGACCACGGCGGCTATCGGCCCGGTGTCCCGGTAGAGGTCCCGAGGCTCCAGGACCGTGAACACGTTGCCTTCCGGATCGGCCAGCACCGTCCCCCGCGCGTCACCCCGGCCCCCCTCGGCGGGCGTCGCCCCGAGCTCCTGGAGACGTTCGACCATGTCCGCCCGGTGGGCATCGGAGGCGGTGGCGAGCTCGAGGTGCACGCGGCACTTCACCGTCTGCGGATCCGGGACGCGTACGAGATCGACACAGACGGCGGAGGGGTCCGGCCAGTCGAAGCCCACGGGTTCCAGGTTGGTGACGCCGGGTCCTTCGCTGGACACCCCCCAGCCGAGCGCCTGCGCCCAGAAACGGCCGAGCGCCGAGTCGTCCCCCGCCTTGAAGTTCACCTGAACCAGTTGCAGCGTCATGCCGCAGTACCTTAGGTGATCTCCCCTCGGACAAGGGCGCGAACAGCATCCGCCGAACCCTCCGCTCGGCCCTCGAATGCCTGAACTCCCGGTCATGAGATTCTTCCGGCCGCGCAGCCGAAGCCGAAGCCGAAGCCGAAGCGGAAGCGGAAGCGCCGCCCGACGTATGACGGGAACGCCCTTGGCAGAGGCCAAAGCCCTCTACGAAGCCGGGCGTTACGCAGAGGCGGAGGCCGAAGCCCGCGCCGTGGCCCGGTCGCGGCCGCAGGACGACGAGTACGCCGCCGCAGCGCTGAACATCGCCGCGATCGCGACGGGCGCCCAGGGCCGCCACGCCGAGGCACTCGACACCTACGACGAAGCGCTGCCCGTCTCCAGCAGGATCTTCGGAGCCGATCACTTTCTGACCCTGAAGCTGCGCTCGGACCGCGCCCAGGCGATGACCGCACTCGGCCGGCACGCCGAGTGCGAAGCGGAGTGTGCGGCCGTCGCCGAGATGGCGGGCCGCGGCACCGGCCCGGACATGGCACGCCTGGCGGGGGCCGCCCGCAACGGGCTCGTCTTCGCCCTCAACGCGCAGGAACGTCACCAGGAGGCCGAGACACTCGCCCGTCAGGCCCTGGCCGCCCATCGCGAACGTGACCGGTTGCCCCTGGTCCTGCGTCTGGGCCTGGCGCGCAGCCTCAACGGCCAGGCCCGCTGCGAAGACGCCCTCACCGAGGCGCAGGGCGCCGGCGAGCTGTACCGCGCCCTGCCCGCAGACCAGCGGCACCCCGATACGGGCGCCGTCGAAGTCGCCCTCGCCACCGCCCTGCTGGGACTGCACCGCACCCCCGAAGCCCGGGGCCGGGCCGCAGCCGCCCACGATGCCTGCCTGGCCTCCTTCGGCCCCGACCACCGCCGCACCGCCGAAGCCAGGACCCTGCTCGAGCACATCGACGGCACCCGACCGTGAACGCAGCAGTCCCGCTCGGGGCGGGTCACCGTACCCGGTGGGCACCCCGGAGTGGAAACGTCCATCCGGCGGAGCAACGGCTGCATGCGCCCGCCCCCCGTCTCCCTTGGGCACGCGTGTCAGGCGTCGGCGAGCAGGGGGTCGTACGGGGTGCTCGTGCGGCGTCCCGACATGAAGGACAGGAAGTCGCCCACGAAGGCGCTGCGGCTGCAGGTGCCGTCGGTGGTGGCCAGGTCGCGGTGGAAGGCGGTGCGGAAGAGGGCCCGGTACTCGTCGGCGTCGATGGTTCCGCTGCCGTCCTTGTCGGTGACGTCGAAGAGGACCTCGGCGGCGCGGATGAGGGCCGGCCCGGCGAGTGAGGGGACGGCGGCGGCGTACTCGCCGGCGCTGACGCGGCCGTCGCCGTCCGTGTCGAGGGCGGCCTGCAGCTCGCGCCACCAGGCGGCGAAGGCGTCGTAGAGACGGGTCTCCTCGGGCTCGTCCAGGTCGAGGCGGGTGGCCAGTTCGCGGGCCATGGCGGCGAGGTCCGGCCAGTCGAGGTGGCCGTCGCCCGTCTGGTCCAGCACCTTACGGAAGAAGTCCTCCGCCGAACGCCGGCCCTCTTCCGAGCCCGGAACGGAGGCTGCCGGGCCCGGCTCGGGGCCGGGGTCGTCGCTCAGCGGCGACAGGAGACGGAGCAGGGCCGCCGCGCGCCGCATACGGGAGCGCAGCGCGGTCACGGTCCGGGCGCGGGGGTCGTCGCTGTCGGGAGAGAGGGAGAGGACCTCGATGATGCTCTCGGCGTTGATCCAGCCCTGTGGCAGGAAGCGGGCGAGCCCGGTGGCCAGGTAGGCCCCCTGCATGAGGGCCGCGGCGCCGGGCATCTCCGGCAGACCGGCCCGGCGCCGGTACGGCTCGGGAAGCGAGGCGACGGTGATCGCCCCCAGCAGCGGACCGGCGACGGTGCGGCCGGCCGCCCACAGGGCCGGTGCACCGTCCAGCAGCGCCGGGGCGGGCAGGTGGTCGAAGAGCCGGTAGAGGATGACGCGGGCCGCTTCGGTGTTCTCCAGCTCGTTCTCGACGACCTCGTCGAAGTACCGCCAGAAGTCGCCCAGTTCCTCAGGAAGCGCGGTGGCGTCGCCGTCGAGCGCGGCGAGGAAGGCGCGGTACTCGGCGTACATCCGCTCCATCGTGTCCTGGCCGAGCGGCTGGCCGCTTAGCCGGCACATGGTGACCGCGCTCTCGAAGAGCGTGGCGACCACCCAGGCCCGGGCGGACCGGTCCATCGCGTCGTAGGCGCGGCCGCGGGAGTCGGAGCCGCTCATCCGGGCGTGCAGCCGGTTGAGCCGGGCGGCCTCCCGTTCACGGACCGACGCGTCCGCGCCGAACATCCGCCGCATGCTCAGGAAGGTGTTGCGCAGCCGGCGCCAGGGGTGGGCGACGAAGGTGGAGTTGTCGACGAGGGCGGCGCCGATCTGCGGGTGCGCGGCCTCCAGCACAGTGGCGCGGATCATGGCCAGGGCCCAGCGCGGGTCGTCGAAGAAGGAACCGAACTGGGATTCCGGCCCGAACAGGGGTACCTCGCCGGTCGCTGTCGTGGTGTCGCTCATCAGGAACGGTCTCCGTTCGTCGCGGCCGGCACGCCGCCGAAGCGGCGGTCACGGCACCGGTAGGTATGCAGGCAGGCGAGGAAGTCCGAGGCCCGGAAGTCCGGCCAGAGCACCTCGGGGAAGACCCACTCGGCGTAGGCGACCTGCCAGAGCATGAAGTTGGAGATGCGCTGCTCGCCGGAGGTGCGGATGACCAGATCCACGTCGGGGGTGTCGGGGAAGGGCAGGTGGTCCGCGAACAGCTGCTCGGTCACCTCCTCGGCGGCCGTCCCGCCGCGGATCAGCGACCGTGCGGCCTCCACGATGTCGCGGCGCCCCCCATGGTCGAAGGCGACGGTCAGCGTCATCCCCCGATTGCCGGCGGTCAGCGTCGTCAGGTCCTCGAAGTCCCGGGCCAGTTCGCGGGGGATGCGCGGGTCGGCGGCCCCCAGGAAACGGCAGCGGATGCCACGGGCCAGCAGCAACGGCGCATGCTTGCGCACGACCCGGCGCACCAGACGCATCAGGAACGCGACCTCAGGGCCGGGACGGTTCCAGTTCTCGGTGGAGAAGGCATACAGGCTCAGCCACTCGACTCCGGCGGCCCGGGCCGCCTCGATGGTGTCGATGACCGTGGTCTCCGCGGCTCGGTGCCCGTCGGTGCGGGGAAGCGAACGCCGCTGCGCCCAGCGGCCGTTGCCGTCCATCACGCAGGCCACGTGCCGCGGCACCCCGCGCACCGGTCGACCGTCCTGCCGCTGCCCGCCGAGCCCGTCACCGTACTGCGGTGCGCCCGGCCGCTCCTGCGGATCCGCGCGTGCACGCGGAACACCGCGGTCCTCCAGGCCCGGCCCCGTTCCGCTCGAAGCGGCATGCTCGATGGCACCGTGCTTGGTCACGCCCACCCCGTCTTACCCGATCCACGCCCCGCCAGAGCCCTTGTCTGCGGCAGTCTGACAGTGTGAAAGGGGCCCTGACCGGCCAAAGGGGCGGCCGTCACCCTTGACGCGTACGTTCGGGTCCCTGGCAGGCGACCGGGCGCACGTGGCCCCCCACGTGCCCGTCCT
This region of Streptomyces ambofaciens ATCC 23877 genomic DNA includes:
- a CDS encoding NUDIX hydrolase; translated protein: MNDKPLLILIAGPYRSGTGGDPQAMAANLARLEAAAWPVFAAGHLPVIGEWIALPVLRSAGAGPTDPLADQVLYPAADRLLAHCDAVLRLPGDSAGADQDVATARRRGLPVYHDAADLPRRTPQAAA
- a CDS encoding NUDIX domain-containing protein codes for the protein MTSRPGVDIPDHRGRTGLHLAGRGLERNPRVRIRDVELTSQGWHVLRRTTFDYRRRDGRWETQQRETYDRGNGAVVLPYDTDRGRVLLTRQFRYPAYVNGHPDGMLVEAAAGLLDADDPATAIRRESAEELGVRLGPLTHVLDAYMSPGSVTERLHFFAAPYTPADRLAAGGGVEEEGEDIEVLELPFTEALAMTTDGRITDGKTLLLLHWAALHGPFAPRLAPGDRPPHGG
- a CDS encoding serine/threonine-protein kinase, with product MSSTTEVFQPLQAGDPAVVADYRLVARLGAGGMGRVYLSHTQGGRPVAIKVVRPELADDPGFRRRFRREVEAARRVRGAYTAELVDADTDGVPPWLATLYVPGPSLTAAVARRGPLPVSAVLWLMAGVAEALEAIHGVGVVHRDLKPSNVLLAADGPRVIDFGISVAADLSSHTATGATVGTPHFMAPEQATAGEVSPATDVFALAQTAAFAALGEPLYGEGIAPVVLYRIVHEEPDLSRLPEPLRPLFARCLAPDPRERATPAEVVEWCRERLGADADAGAGPAVWREVTGPEASVPDPVGTPVDPSTAASTLLLGPARRRVPRGRRAALIAGGAVAAGALVLTGWTWFAGDRFGLGERAADNSPSAPAPTHSARSTASPSSTPQAVGASPGPSRSAPDASASSGTEVLSPALLYETNSLSLDEPKLRTDRAGDIRLNCEDDDACALESDTSLFVQLFNGKAASLDVCRHLLSGATSPEYRTWSLAAAEEGTQLCVGNDSGDVGALRIQVKQTALREEAFLQLGMTVWEKKA
- a CDS encoding DUF389 domain-containing protein — translated: MPGQLRAKVLPDRQRRSLDDLQQDLDLSSGDSRSKQSAFWTMLTLSAVIAAGGILTDSTATVIGAMIIAPLSTPIMGIALGAVQRRRTTAAAFVTLGCLLVILVGAVASLVVPQSYDLLTNSQISGRTSPGLLDLISALATGFAGAVALARKDVAAVLPGVAIAISLVPPLVVTGVCAGQGAWWPALGALVLFSSNLFALVFAGMVVFTALGYTRPAGRRVLRRPRRAHVMLGLLFTAVMLPLGAHTVATVLLNTWTLRAKSAAERWLTHTPGAMVTSVDAQSRTLYIHVRSPGDLPPVEGLLSNLEGHIPDGIPIVVDATRGRQITAGRVGG
- a CDS encoding VOC family protein, which codes for MTLQLVQVNFKAGDDSALGRFWAQALGWGVSSEGPGVTNLEPVGFDWPDPSAVCVDLVRVPDPQTVKCRVHLELATASDAHRADMVERLQELGATPAEGGRGDARGTVLADPEGNVFTVLEPRDLYRDTGPIAAVVVECADPRAMVGFWGEALDWTVHELSDDRALLRSVKGVGPYLEFRRVPDGEAVWTRVHLDVMSDPVEDQARETARLEGLGAVRADVGQGDVPWVVLADPEGNEFCVLGRG
- a CDS encoding tetratricopeptide repeat protein; translated protein: MAEAKALYEAGRYAEAEAEARAVARSRPQDDEYAAAALNIAAIATGAQGRHAEALDTYDEALPVSSRIFGADHFLTLKLRSDRAQAMTALGRHAECEAECAAVAEMAGRGTGPDMARLAGAARNGLVFALNAQERHQEAETLARQALAAHRERDRLPLVLRLGLARSLNGQARCEDALTEAQGAGELYRALPADQRHPDTGAVEVALATALLGLHRTPEARGRAAAAHDACLASFGPDHRRTAEARTLLEHIDGTRP
- a CDS encoding oxygenase MpaB family protein, with the translated sequence MSDTTTATGEVPLFGPESQFGSFFDDPRWALAMIRATVLEAAHPQIGAALVDNSTFVAHPWRRLRNTFLSMRRMFGADASVREREAARLNRLHARMSGSDSRGRAYDAMDRSARAWVVATLFESAVTMCRLSGQPLGQDTMERMYAEYRAFLAALDGDATALPEELGDFWRYFDEVVENELENTEAARVILYRLFDHLPAPALLDGAPALWAAGRTVAGPLLGAITVASLPEPYRRRAGLPEMPGAAALMQGAYLATGLARFLPQGWINAESIIEVLSLSPDSDDPRARTVTALRSRMRRAAALLRLLSPLSDDPGPEPGPAASVPGSEEGRRSAEDFFRKVLDQTGDGHLDWPDLAAMARELATRLDLDEPEETRLYDAFAAWWRELQAALDTDGDGRVSAGEYAAAVPSLAGPALIRAAEVLFDVTDKDGSGTIDADEYRALFRTAFHRDLATTDGTCSRSAFVGDFLSFMSGRRTSTPYDPLLADA
- the uppS gene encoding polyprenyl diphosphate synthase yields the protein MRGVPRHVACVMDGNGRWAQRRSLPRTDGHRAAETTVIDTIEAARAAGVEWLSLYAFSTENWNRPGPEVAFLMRLVRRVVRKHAPLLLARGIRCRFLGAADPRIPRELARDFEDLTTLTAGNRGMTLTVAFDHGGRRDIVEAARSLIRGGTAAEEVTEQLFADHLPFPDTPDVDLVIRTSGEQRISNFMLWQVAYAEWVFPEVLWPDFRASDFLACLHTYRCRDRRFGGVPAATNGDRS